In Rosa chinensis cultivar Old Blush chromosome 1, RchiOBHm-V2, whole genome shotgun sequence, a genomic segment contains:
- the LOC112169214 gene encoding uncharacterized protein LOC112169214: MTRLVNVHTCNSVIRLQKSKMMGSKVVKSIVLDKILWYGTELAKTALHGDEAKSYAPLLWFSESVMKSNPDSRIVVEFHLETHRFQRMFVTYGAWMKGFQFCRPILFIDATFITNKYKGQIIAASAKDANQGLYPVAYAIVDSENESNWRFFLNVLAEEFAKHPMRRVTFISDRHVGLATGSYLKDQIPYLFMCCAYFRTPEMYEFNMEILRSEGGDIVAQFLEDLPKENWCMAYFNGERFGVMTNNLAESFNNWVLPLKSLPILDINDGIRVKSMASIAAQKQDAQEWFSELCPVIEKKLKENLEVGRHWRVSRSDTYVYEVHCQKYNSMVNLETHFCSCGEWQLYGFPCSHALVVIQQHGSSPYLYVNELYKVEKYRETYSFPINPLPSISKQVHDFGRDAVILQPPLTRRSPGRPRKKRFRKRSEQTRVIKCGRCGKCDGHNRKSCTALI; the protein is encoded by the exons ATGACAAG GTTGGTTAATGTTCACACTTGTAATAGTGTGATTCGTTTGCAGAAGAGTAAGATGATGGGATCCAAGGTTGTCAAGTCTATTGTGCTTGATAAGATTC TTTGGTATGGTACGGAGTTGGCAAAAACAGCCTTGCATGGTGATGAAGCTAAGTCTTATGCTCCGCTACTTTGGTTCAGTGAGTCTGTTATGAAGTCAAACCCCGACTCTAGGATAGTGGTTGAGTTTCATCTAGAAACACACAGGTTTCAGCGTATGTTTGTGACCTATGGTGCATGGATGaagggttttcaattttgtagACCTATTCTTTTCATTGATGCTACATTCATTACCAATAAGTACAAGGGGCAGATTATTGCTGCATCGGCAAAGGATGCCAATCAAG GCTTGTATCCAGTTGCTTATGCTATTGTGGATTCTGAAAATGAGAGTAATTGGagattttttcttaatgttttggCTGAAGAGTTTGCAAAACACCCTATGAGGAGGGTGACGTTCATTTCTGATCGTCATGTTGGGCTTGCTA CTGGTTCTTACCTTAAGGATCAGATTCCTTACTTGTTTATGTGTTGTGCTTATTTTCGCACACCGGAGATGTATGAGTTCAACATGGAAATCTTGAGGAGTGAAGGTGGCGACATAGTTGCTCAATTTCTGGAGGATCTTCCCAAGGAGAACTGGTGTATGGCTTACTTCAACGGTGAAAGATTTGGTGTAATGACAAATAACTTGGctgagtctttcaataattgggTGTTGCCTTTGAAGAGTCTTCCTATTCTTGATATTAATGATGGGATTAGAGTGAAGTCCATGGCTTCAATTGCTGCTCAGAAGCAGGATGCTCAAGAATGGTTTTCTGAGTTGTGCCCGGTGATTGAAAAGAAGCTGAAGGAGAATTTGGAAGTCGGAAGGCATTGGAGAGTGAGCAGGTCTGATACCTATGTGTATGAAGTTCACTGCCAGAAGTACAATAGCATGGTAAATTTGGAAACTCACTTTTGTTCGTGTGGAGAATGGCAGCTGTATGGCTTCCCATGTTCCCATGCCCTTGTAGTGATCCAACAACATGGTTCTTCCCCGTATTTGTATGTCAATGAGCTGTACAAGGTGGAGAAATATCGAGAAACTTATTCTTTCCCAATTAATCCTCTTCCCTCTATTTCGAAGCAAGTGCATGATTTTGGTAGAGATGCAGTGATATTGCAGCCTCCTTTGACTAGAAGATCACCGGGAAGGCCTAGAAAGAAGAGGTTCAGAAAAAGGAGCGAGCAAACCAGGGTGATCAAGTGTGGTAGGTGCGGAAAATGTGATGGTCACAACAGAAAGAGTTGTACAGCTCTGATATAG